The Pseudomonas sp. R4-35-07 genome contains a region encoding:
- a CDS encoding NADP-dependent glyceraldehyde-3-phosphate dehydrogenase, which translates to MTTSNLLAQLFPASTADIPEAFRLGAPIEQRDYLVDGQLRVWNGPLARIQSPVQLGDERVHIGSTPLLDAETALTALDAAVRAYDRGQGEWPTLRVAERIQHVEAFLRRMREQRDAVVKLLMWEIGKNLKDSQKEFDRTCDYITDTINALKELDRRSSRFELEQDTLGQIRRVPLGVALCMGPYNYPLNETFTTLIPALIMGNTVVFKPAKLGVLLIRPLLEAFRDSFPAGVINVIYGSGRETVSALMASGKIDIFAFIGTNKAASDLKKLHPKPHRLRAALGLDAKNPGIVLPEVDLDNAVSEALTGSLSFNGQRCTALKILFVHEAVVDSFIEKFNARLATLKPGMPWDDGVALTPLPEVGKVDYLNDLVADATQHGARVVNANGGTRRGSFFYPAVLYPVNPQMRVYHEEQFGPVVPIVPYRDLDTVIDYVLDSDFGQQLSIFGTNPVEVGRLVDTFANQVGRININAQCQRGPDTFPFNGRKNSAEGTLSVHDALRVFSIRTLVATKFQESNKALLSDILRNRDSSFISTDYIF; encoded by the coding sequence ATGACCACCAGTAACCTGCTCGCCCAGTTGTTTCCCGCCTCCACCGCCGACATTCCCGAGGCGTTTCGCCTAGGCGCGCCGATTGAACAGCGTGATTATCTGGTCGACGGCCAGTTGCGGGTGTGGAATGGCCCGTTGGCGCGTATCCAAAGCCCGGTGCAACTTGGCGATGAACGCGTGCACATCGGCAGTACCCCGCTGCTGGATGCCGAGACCGCCCTCACCGCCCTCGACGCTGCCGTGCGCGCGTATGACCGGGGCCAGGGTGAATGGCCGACCCTGCGCGTGGCCGAGCGCATCCAGCATGTGGAAGCCTTCCTGCGGCGCATGCGCGAACAGCGCGACGCGGTGGTCAAGCTGCTGATGTGGGAGATCGGCAAGAACCTCAAGGACTCGCAGAAAGAGTTCGACCGCACCTGTGACTACATCACCGACACCATCAACGCCCTCAAGGAACTCGACCGGCGCAGCAGCCGCTTCGAACTGGAACAGGACACCCTGGGACAAATCCGCCGCGTACCGCTGGGCGTGGCGCTGTGCATGGGGCCATATAACTACCCGCTCAATGAGACCTTCACCACGCTGATCCCGGCACTGATCATGGGCAATACCGTGGTGTTCAAGCCGGCCAAGCTCGGCGTGCTGTTGATCCGCCCGTTGCTGGAAGCGTTCCGCGATAGCTTCCCGGCCGGGGTGATCAACGTGATCTACGGCAGCGGCCGCGAAACCGTCAGCGCGCTGATGGCCAGCGGCAAGATCGATATCTTTGCCTTCATCGGCACCAACAAAGCCGCCAGCGACCTGAAAAAACTGCATCCAAAACCCCACCGCCTGCGCGCCGCATTGGGCCTGGATGCGAAAAACCCCGGCATCGTGTTGCCCGAAGTCGACCTTGATAACGCGGTCAGCGAAGCGCTCACCGGCTCGCTGTCGTTCAACGGCCAGCGTTGCACCGCGTTGAAAATCCTGTTTGTGCATGAGGCGGTGGTCGACAGTTTTATCGAAAAATTCAACGCCAGGCTGGCCACCTTGAAACCCGGCATGCCCTGGGATGACGGCGTGGCGCTGACCCCGCTGCCGGAAGTGGGCAAAGTCGATTACCTCAACGACCTGGTGGCCGATGCCACACAGCACGGCGCCCGGGTGGTGAATGCCAATGGTGGCACCCGCCGTGGGTCGTTCTTCTACCCGGCGGTGCTGTACCCGGTGAACCCGCAGATGCGCGTGTACCACGAAGAACAATTCGGCCCCGTGGTGCCGATCGTGCCCTACCGTGACCTGGATACCGTAATCGACTACGTGCTGGACTCGGATTTCGGCCAGCAGTTGAGCATTTTCGGTACCAACCCCGTCGAGGTCGGACGCCTGGTAGATACCTTCGCCAACCAGGTCGGCCGGATCAATATCAACGCCCAGTGCCAACGCGGGCCGGACACCTTCCCCTTCAACGGGCGCAAGAACTCGGCCGAGGGCACGTTGTCGGTACATGACGCGCTGCGTGTGTTCTCGATCCGCACCTTGGTCGCGACCAAGTTCCAGGAGAGCAACAAGGCGTTGCTCAGCGATATCCTGCGCAACCGTGACTCGAGCTTCATCAGCACCGACTACATTTTCTAA